The DNA segment CTATTCAGACAATAAACCATATGAATCTTCAAAAAATATAGTAGAAAATCAATCTTCAACTAATTATGAACAAAAAAATAACTCAAGTGTTAAAAAAGTATTTGAAGATGTAAAACCTATAGAAAAAAAATCAGCATCAGATAAAATTTGCTATGTTGTAAATAGACAAAATTTAAATGTTAGAATCGAACCAAATGAAAACTCTAAAATTTTAAGAGTTTTAAAAATTAATGATAAATTTGTAGTTCAGAAATCAAATCAAGATTGGTTAAATATAGATACTATTTATAAAAAAATTTCAGGCGATGTAATGAATGTAAGTGATCAAAGTAACTGGGTTCAAAATACAAATGGATCACTAACTCAAACAGAATGTAATTAGGAAATATTTTGGAAAATACAAAAGATTATAAATCACAGATTTTTTCAAATATCTCAAAAGTAGAAAATGAGATAGTTATTCTAAAACAAAAATATAATAAGTTTTTTAGTATAGATCATATTTTTTCAAATGAAAATGGTGGAAAAACAAGATTAAATAGACAACTGTATAATGAAAATCATGAAGATATACAAACTTCTATTATGGAAATAAACTATATATTAGAAGAGTCATTAGGTTATTTAAAAGAGGAGTTAAAAATGCTCCTTGCTAAGTATAATCAATTTGAAAAACTAGATTTAAATGAATTTCTAATAGATGACAAAAATTTCTTTGAACTACTATCTATCTCTTTAAAAACTCAAATCATGGGTGGAGATTTAAAAAATAGATATATAAATGATATAAAATCAATAATTGATTTAAAAAATAGATTAAATAATCTTAAATACTTCATAAGTAATTTTGATACATCTACTTTTGATAGACATATTAATAAATTAGGTATTGAAGAACTTATAAATAGTTCTCTTATTTTTGAAGTAATTGACTCTTATGCACTACAATATGAAGAGCTATTAAAATTTGAATTAGAAATTATAAATTTCCAAAAACCAAAATATAAAATAAATTCTTTAAAACCTATAAATAATCTTTTAGAACTACACAGAAGAAAAGTTGATGATTATTTTTATGCAGATACAAGATATAAAATTATTCTAGATTTTGATACAAATTTTCAATTGAAAAGAACTGTAAATTTAAATCTTGCCTATGTTGAAAATATTATCTCAAATCTAATAGAGCAATCTTGTATGGATATTATAAAAAAAGAGTTAAAAAAAGGAAAAGTTCAAAAATTTATCTCAATTCTAATTAATTACAATAAAAACAAACTTCAAATTATTGTAAAAAACAATGGTTTTGAAGTTGGAGACATTTATAATCTTTTTATGCTAAATAGTGAAAATAAAACTATTATAGAAACAAAAAATTTAGTAAATTCTCTTAATGGTGAACTTTCGATAGAAACAAAAGAAAATGAAGGTATGCAATATAGTGTAGTTATTGATGTAAAAAATCAAATATAGAATAAAACTTCTATACTTGATTCACAGTTTTTATAAGCCTGCTGTTAAAATTAGATTACTTTTATTTAACTCTTCAGTTTTTCCAAAATATCTAAAGTCAAACTCCTCAAGATTATTTCCTAAAATTACTTTACTTAAAATATCTAAATATTTATTTGCAATTCCAGAATAGTTTAACATTGTTTTTGATAACACCAAACCAGAAATTTGTTGATTTTCCTCTTTATTATTATATCTTTGCTCTTGAAAAGATTTATAAGCCTCATTTCTATTTAAATTTAGCATATAAGCTTTTATAGAAGCTTCTAAAGATTCAAATACTCTAATAAAATGTGAAGCACCTTGATCTCTTCTTTTTGGAATAATTCCAAACTCTTTATCATAAGTCCAGTGACCAAAAATATTATTTGCTTCTTTTACAAATCTACTTTTACCCCAAGCACTTTCTACTGCTGCTTGAGCAAGTGCTAATGAAGGTGGAATAACATCTATTTTTTTGAGATACTCTTCTAAAGAGTAAATATTTTGTATGTTGTACTTTTGTTTGATTTCTACTAATTTTGCCAATAATTCAGCATCTTTTTGAAGTTCTAAGAATTTATTATTTAAAACATCTATTACAAACTCTCGCTCTTTTAATATAGCAATATTCTCTTGCTCAATAAGTTCATATAAATGCTCTAAAAAATAAGCTTTTGCAAGCTCTTTGTCTTTAATATTGTAAAACTCTTGCGGTAAACCTTTTGCACTTGCAATTTGAACCGCACCAGATATAAATAGACTAAGAAGAAGTTTTTTTGAATTTTTTAATAAAATTGTTAAAAACTGCATATTAGCCTTTAGTGGTCTCTTTTTTTAATTTCATATTATTTCTCCTATTAATTTTTCTACCTCGTCTTGAAGGTGTTTTAAATTATATGAGTTATCTATTACATATGTTGATAACTCTTTTTTCTTCTCTATGTCCATTTGATTTGAGATTTTTAAAAGAGCTTCTTCTTTACTAATATTGTCTCTTTTTTGTAATCTCTCAACTTGTAAATCTTTTGGTGTATAAACAACAATAGATTTACTAATTGGATAATGCATTTTTTCAAAAAATAGTGGAATATCTATAAAATAAGGTTTATTTTGTTCTTCACAAATTTTTGCTTCTTTTATAATTTCCTCTTTTATAAGTGGGTGTAGAAGTGCTTCTAATTTAAGCTTATTCTCTTCGTTAGAAAAGATTATCTTTCCCAACTCTTTTCTTAAAACTTTGCCATCTTGTACATATTGCTTACCAAACATCTCTTCTATTTTTTTAGCATTAATATCTAGTAGCTTATGTGCTATTTTGTCGGCATCTATAATAAGAAAACCATGTAGTTTTAGTAGATTACAAACAGTACTTTTACCAGTAGATATACCACCGGTTAGTGCTATTGCATTTTTAAATAAATTGTTATTCATCAAGAAATTATAGCATAAAAATAGCAATATAAAATTAAAGTGGATAAAATTTATCCTCATTATACCATTTTATGGACTCTTTGAAAGTTGTTAAAATATTTATAAATGATTTGATATAATGTAAGAAAATTATAAAAACAAATATTTAAAGGTAAAAAATGGCAACAGTTAGTTACAAAGATGCAGGTGTTGATATCGATGCAGGAAATCAATTTGTAGAAAATATTAAACCTTATGTAAAATCTACTTTAATTCCAGGTGTTTTAGGTGGAATTGGATCTTTTGCTGGAGCATTCGAACTTCCTAGCGGTTATAAAAAACCTGTTATTTTAGCAGGTACAGATGGTGTTGGAACAAAACTGAAACTTGCAATTGATGCAAAAAAATTTGATACAGTTGGAATAGATTTAGTTGCTATGTGTACGAATGATCTTCTTTGTAACTTTGGAGAACCACTATTTTTCTTAGATTATTATGCAACAGCAAAACTTGAAGTTGAAGAAGCAACACAAGTAGTAAAAGGAATTGCAGAAGGTTGTATTAGAAGCGAGTGTGCTTTAATTGGTGGAGAAACTGCTGAAATGCCTGGAATGTACAAAGAGGGAGATTTTGACTTAGCAGGATTTTGTGTTGGTATTGCAGAAAAAGATGAACTTGATAGAGTTGAAAGAGTTAAAGCTGGAGATGTTCTAATCGCATTACCAAGTTCTGGAGTTCACTCAAATGGATTCTCACTAGTAAGAAAACTTCTTTTAGAAAAATTAGGAATGAGTTTAGAAGATGATTTTCAAGGGAAAATATTAAAAGATGTTTTACTTGAACCAACAAGAATTTATGTAAAAGAGTTCAAAGCAAATAAAGATAAGATAAATGCACTAGCACACATAACTGGTGGAGGAATTACAGAAAATCTTCCAAGAGTTTTACCAGAAAATTTAACTGCTGTTGTAGATAGAAGTAAAATAAAAGTTTTACCAATATTTGAATTTATGAGTAAACATGTAGAACTTGAAGAAATGTATAGAACATTTAATATGGGGGTAGGAATGATTCTTGCAGTAAATCCTGAAAATGTTGATTCTATTTTAGCAAATACAGATGGTTATATTATTGGTGAATTAAAAACTGGTGAAAGAAAAGTAGAGTTTATTTAAACTTTACTTTTTAGTTAATATTTAATTTTAGGGGTATTAAATTATTCTTTTCATATATATACGCTGCTATACGGACTCAATTATAAATATTCTGCTTGAACAAAGTTGTGAATTATGAAGAAGATATTTTTACTATTTTTTTTCATAACATCACTATTTTCAAATAATCTTCAAAAAGTATCTCTTCAATTAATGTGGCTTGATCAATTCCAGTTTGCTGGATTTTATATAGCAAAAGAAAAAGATTTTTATGAAAAAGCTGGACTTGAGGTTGAATTTAAAAAATTTCATAACTCAACAAATGTCTTAAATGAAGTATTAGAAAAAAGAGCAGATTTTGGTATCAGTTCAACATCTTTAATAGTTGATAAATCAAAGAATAAAGATGTAGTGGTTTTAGGTGCAATTTTTCAAACATCTCCACTAGTTCTACTAGCTTTAGAAAATTCAGATCTAAACTCTTTAAAAGATTTAGTAAATAAAAGACTTATGATTACTCAAGAGCAACTAGAATTTGCAACATTTAAAGCTATGCTTATTAGTCAAAATATTGATATTAACTCTATTAAAATTCTTCCTCACTCTTTAAATGTTAATGATTTAATAAATAAAAATACAGATTTAATGCTATCTTATACAACAAATGAACCTTTTTTATTAAAAGAGAAAGGTTATGAAAGTAAGATTTTTTATCCTAAAGATTATGGATTTGATTTTTATGAAGATTTGATTTTTACAACTGGTGAATTTGCTAGGAACAATCCAAAAATTGTAAAAGATTTTTATGAAGCCTCAATGGAAGGTTGGAGATGGGCATTTGATAATCTAGAGCAAACTGTTAATATTATTTATGAAAAATATAACCCTCAAAACAAATCTAAAGAGGCTTTACTTTTTGAAGCTTTAGAAATGAAAAAACTTGTTTTTG comes from the Aliarcobacter cibarius genome and includes:
- a CDS encoding glucosaminidase domain-containing protein — protein: MQFLTILLKNSKKLLLSLFISGAVQIASAKGLPQEFYNIKDKELAKAYFLEHLYELIEQENIAILKEREFVIDVLNNKFLELQKDAELLAKLVEIKQKYNIQNIYSLEEYLKKIDVIPPSLALAQAAVESAWGKSRFVKEANNIFGHWTYDKEFGIIPKRRDQGASHFIRVFESLEASIKAYMLNLNRNEAYKSFQEQRYNNKEENQQISGLVLSKTMLNYSGIANKYLDILSKVILGNNLEEFDFRYFGKTEELNKSNLILTAGL
- the coaE gene encoding dephospho-CoA kinase (Dephospho-CoA kinase (CoaE) performs the final step in coenzyme A biosynthesis.): MNNNLFKNAIALTGGISTGKSTVCNLLKLHGFLIIDADKIAHKLLDINAKKIEEMFGKQYVQDGKVLRKELGKIIFSNEENKLKLEALLHPLIKEEIIKEAKICEEQNKPYFIDIPLFFEKMHYPISKSIVVYTPKDLQVERLQKRDNISKEEALLKISNQMDIEKKKELSTYVIDNSYNLKHLQDEVEKLIGEII
- the purM gene encoding phosphoribosylformylglycinamidine cyclo-ligase; the encoded protein is MATVSYKDAGVDIDAGNQFVENIKPYVKSTLIPGVLGGIGSFAGAFELPSGYKKPVILAGTDGVGTKLKLAIDAKKFDTVGIDLVAMCTNDLLCNFGEPLFFLDYYATAKLEVEEATQVVKGIAEGCIRSECALIGGETAEMPGMYKEGDFDLAGFCVGIAEKDELDRVERVKAGDVLIALPSSGVHSNGFSLVRKLLLEKLGMSLEDDFQGKILKDVLLEPTRIYVKEFKANKDKINALAHITGGGITENLPRVLPENLTAVVDRSKIKVLPIFEFMSKHVELEEMYRTFNMGVGMILAVNPENVDSILANTDGYIIGELKTGERKVEFI